The bacterium nucleotide sequence CCCTTGCGTCTTATGTTAACGTTAGCGGCGCACGCCGTGGGTCATCTGATCTCCTCGTTCGCGCAACGCGGCGTTCGGATGGCAGGCGGCCTTTCCACCGTGGCCGCCGACCGCAACACTTCGGCCAGCACGCACGCATCCTCCGTGGCCGTACGGCCTCCCTGTCCCATGAGGGGCGAGCTAGCATGCGCG carries:
- a CDS encoding FAD-dependent monooxygenase, producing the protein MERTPKPAYEWHTGRVVLIGGAAHASSPLMGQGGRTATEDACVLAEVLRSAATVERPPAIRTPRCANEEIR